The region CACTATAGGGAGAGGCCGACTCAGCCTGTTGGATATCAGGACCCCGTCGTCGTTCTGACATATCAGAGCTTTCACATCCAAGCCTTTATCTACGACCTCGTTTACGGTCTCCGATGCGGCCTCGAAATCGACCGAACCCGGGATGACTACGACTACCGATTCACCGCTAGCTCGGTTCCTCAGGTCATCGTAGGCCACAGTCACCCCTACGCCTATTCCGAGACCTCCTGGAGTCGAGGGGTTATGACCTATCATGGTGGACTCGGTGATGACAGTCTCAGTGACCGTCTCCATGGCGACGTCCCCTATGACCGGAGCCGCCTCGTTAAGTCGAATCAGGTCTACCCTGCCGAAATCCCCTCTATCCCAAGCGGCGGCTTCAATGGCCTTTTCCAAGGCCAACCTTATGCCTCTCAGGTTCTGGACCGTTCCCTTGAGTCCCGTAGTCGGATGCAGAGCGGAGGCTAGGAAGGTCTTACCGTCTCCCGACACCTCCGCCAAGGCGACCTCGGTCGTGGAGTTCCCTATATCGATACCAGCGACGATCGCCATGATCTACCTCTATTCGGTAGGCAGATCGCCTTTGAGAAGCTTTCTGCGTTCGTATACGTCGGCGGTCTCCCGAAGAAGCTCGGCACATACCATGGCACCGTAGTTCTTCTCCAGCTCGTCGGCTATTCCCAAAAGATCGGACTTCGTCGATCTATGAGGTCTCATGGCGTTGTATATCTCCAACACCCTGGCATCTGGAACCTTAGTTAGCTCCGCGGCCCTTCTAAGGTTGACGGCTATCTGATGGCATCCGTCGTCCTCGGCTATCTGAGCCTGATATTCCAGGGCATCGGGGGTTATCTTGAAGTCCTCGAAGGCCACATTTCCGCTCTCTATATTGGACAGGGTAAGCTCGTCAAACCCCTTGCCTCTGGGCCCGACCAAAAGCTCCGGCCTTTTAACCGCCAGAGGGTAATCGTCCTTGGACAATGCCTTTCGGTCTTTTACGGAAGTTTCCTGAGGCGAATTAGACGCCCCGTCTTCCTGGCTTCCTCCACTCTGTAGGACCTGACGGACCATCTCGGCTATAAGCTTCTCGTTGATCTCCACTGTCATCCCTCCCTACCTGAATCGGACCTGAAGCTCCATGGGAGACTTGGAGCGATCCAGTGCCTTGACTTCCTTGTTGTGCAGCAGTGCGGCTATTCCCTGGAATTTAGGCCTGGCCATAGGATCGTTTTTAGTAGCCACCGGTACCGGCTGCTCTCCCTTGGCGTACATACCGGCGTTTCTGCCTATGGCTCTGAAGGTCTCCAGATCCAATAGGGGAGACTGAGGGAATAGCTCCAGGTTGTTGAGAGGGGCCAGATCTCTCTGATGTATGACGGTCGTACCTCTGGATATGATCCCTATACCGACTCCCGACCCGGAGAGTTTCGCCGCCTGATGGGCTATGAACGCCACGTCCGCGGTGTGATAGACCCTGACGAGTCTCCAGGAAAGGCCCTGCTCCTCTATCCCGGCAAAGACCTGACGGAGCACGTCTGCCAGGGAGACGTCCACGATGGTAGCGTCGAATTCGGTTCCGAATGCGGGAGGTATGGCCACCACCACCTCTCTGGCATCTGTTCCACGGGTAGCCCTCTCTTTTTCGGTCATCTCCATGGATATTCCGGCCTTTACGGCGGTAACGGACTGCCTTGCCGCGACGGAGGCAGCCCCCACGTTCTCCGAGGCACCGACCTCCTGCAGGACCTCGGCTATGACTTTACGGACCAGTTCTTCGTTTATCATTCCCAAGTCCCTCCTTAAACGTCCTCGGCCCTTATGGCCCAGGGCACGTTCTTAAGCTGGTTCCAACGCTCCTCCGACATGGAATATCCCGTGCCGGGGCCCTGATAGGAGTTCGGGTCGTTTACGGCACTCCAGACGCCGCCTTCCCTATCGACCCAGGCCGAGGTCTGGAGATAGTCTCCTGATACGTGTTGTTTCATCATCCTGACCAGGGCCTCGGCTTCCTCTCGGAATCCTCTCTTGGAAAGGGCCTTTATGATATCGATGCCGTTGATCATCTCGGTCATGACCCTCTCGGCTGCCTTGAGGTCCTCGGGAATGTTTCTGGGAGGCATGTCCGAACTGGAGTGACCGTAGGTGGCCGCC is a window of Dethiosulfovibrio faecalis DNA encoding:
- a CDS encoding diol dehydratase small subunit, producing MTVEINEKLIAEMVRQVLQSGGSQEDGASNSPQETSVKDRKALSKDDYPLAVKRPELLVGPRGKGFDELTLSNIESGNVAFEDFKITPDALEYQAQIAEDDGCHQIAVNLRRAAELTKVPDARVLEIYNAMRPHRSTKSDLLGIADELEKNYGAMVCAELLRETADVYERRKLLKGDLPTE
- a CDS encoding propanediol/glycerol family dehydratase medium subunit; translated protein: MINEELVRKVIAEVLQEVGASENVGAASVAARQSVTAVKAGISMEMTEKERATRGTDAREVVVAIPPAFGTEFDATIVDVSLADVLRQVFAGIEEQGLSWRLVRVYHTADVAFIAHQAAKLSGSGVGIGIISRGTTVIHQRDLAPLNNLELFPQSPLLDLETFRAIGRNAGMYAKGEQPVPVATKNDPMARPKFQGIAALLHNKEVKALDRSKSPMELQVRFR